Proteins encoded together in one Streptomyces umbrinus window:
- a CDS encoding serine hydrolase has protein sequence MTHRISRRTRVFCAGLGAGVLVPLTVAVAPAAAAATPQATCTSNQPALATKLQKDITTALANRGGTVAVGLHDRSTNTTCALRPTQAYDSASVVKVTVLATLLWDAKKTNRLLTQRESDLATAMITKSDNAATAKLWNQLGTTKVKGFLSAAGMTRTKPGANGYWGLTQITVQDEQKLLALLTARNTVLSDNSRAYVLKLMGRVVSSQRWGTPAGAPSSVAVHVKNGWLSRSTHGWRVHSVGTFKGAGHDYTISVLTHGNSTMNYGVTTIQAVAKAIHKDLVPTRAQRYTPTTDPQEAFPAVPAS, from the coding sequence ATGACTCACCGGATATCCCGGCGTACCCGTGTGTTCTGTGCGGGCCTCGGTGCCGGTGTCCTAGTGCCGCTCACCGTGGCCGTGGCACCAGCGGCCGCGGCCGCGACACCGCAGGCGACCTGTACGTCGAACCAGCCGGCCCTGGCCACCAAACTGCAGAAGGACATCACCACGGCCCTCGCGAACCGCGGAGGCACCGTGGCCGTCGGCCTCCACGACCGGAGTACCAACACCACCTGCGCGCTGAGACCGACCCAGGCCTACGACTCGGCCAGCGTCGTCAAGGTGACCGTCCTCGCCACGCTTCTCTGGGACGCCAAGAAGACCAACCGCCTTCTCACCCAGCGGGAGTCCGATCTGGCCACCGCCATGATCACCAAGTCGGACAACGCGGCCACGGCCAAGCTCTGGAACCAGCTCGGCACGACGAAGGTGAAGGGCTTCCTCAGCGCGGCCGGTATGACCCGGACCAAACCGGGGGCGAACGGCTACTGGGGCCTCACCCAGATCACCGTCCAGGACGAGCAGAAGCTCCTCGCGCTGCTCACCGCCAGGAACACGGTTCTGAGCGACAACTCCCGGGCCTACGTGCTCAAGCTCATGGGCAGGGTCGTCTCCTCGCAGCGCTGGGGCACTCCGGCGGGAGCGCCCTCCTCCGTCGCCGTCCATGTGAAGAACGGCTGGCTGTCCCGCTCCACGCACGGCTGGCGGGTCCACAGTGTGGGCACCTTCAAGGGCGCGGGCCACGACTACACGATCTCGGTCCTGACCCACGGCAACAGCACCATGAACTACGGCGTGACGACGATTCAGGCCGTGGCCAAAGCCATCCACAAGGACCTCGTGCCGACCAGAGCGCAGCGTTACACGCCCACGACCGACCCACAGGAAGCCTTCCCGGCGGTGCCCGCTTCATGA
- a CDS encoding esterase-like activity of phytase family protein, producing MRLRPLLATVTAALAAATCLTAAAPANAQRGNACSPSVSIESFSDALDKTTYEGTFVGNFSALAVDRDGRIAAVSDRSALFTLDRKTLRPAAVVPLADESGAALDSEGLAVDRDGTRLVSSETEPSIRRYARDGGILDRLPVPDALRVAPVGRATSNQTFEGLTFLPGRHTLLAGMEGSLAGDTTGIVRFQTWERQRGHFALDAQYGYRTDTGLNVSETTATPDGRLLVLERGFTAGVGNTVRLYLADLRRATDTSGIDTLSGQSGVRLARKTLLADLVNCPSLGAQAKQPQPNPLLDNIEGLAVTGGRHGRLNLLLVSDDNQNPVQITRFYSLRIRL from the coding sequence ATGCGCCTGAGACCACTCCTCGCCACCGTCACGGCCGCCCTGGCGGCAGCCACCTGCCTCACCGCGGCAGCGCCCGCCAACGCCCAGCGCGGCAACGCCTGTTCGCCCTCCGTCTCCATCGAGAGCTTCTCCGACGCGCTCGACAAGACGACGTACGAGGGCACGTTCGTCGGCAACTTCTCCGCGCTCGCGGTGGACCGCGACGGCCGGATCGCCGCGGTCTCCGACCGGTCCGCACTCTTCACGCTGGACCGGAAGACGCTCCGGCCCGCCGCCGTCGTCCCGCTCGCCGACGAGAGCGGTGCCGCGCTCGACTCCGAGGGCCTGGCCGTGGACCGCGACGGCACCCGACTGGTGTCGTCCGAGACCGAGCCCTCCATACGCCGTTACGCCCGCGACGGCGGCATCCTCGACCGCCTCCCCGTACCGGACGCGCTCAGGGTCGCCCCCGTGGGCCGGGCCACCTCGAACCAGACCTTCGAGGGCCTGACCTTCCTCCCCGGCCGCCACACCCTGCTGGCCGGCATGGAGGGCTCCCTCGCGGGAGACACCACGGGCATCGTCCGCTTCCAGACCTGGGAGCGGCAGCGGGGCCACTTCGCCCTCGACGCGCAGTACGGCTACCGCACCGACACCGGTCTGAACGTCTCCGAGACCACGGCCACCCCCGACGGCCGCCTCCTCGTCCTGGAACGCGGCTTCACCGCGGGCGTCGGCAACACGGTCCGGCTCTACCTGGCCGACCTGCGCCGCGCCACGGACACGTCCGGCATCGACACCCTGAGCGGCCAGAGCGGCGTACGCCTCGCCCGCAAGACCCTGCTCGCCGACCTCGTGAACTGTCCTTCACTAGGCGCCCAGGCCAAGCAGCCCCAGCCCAACCCGCTCCTCGACAACATCGAGGGTCTCGCGGTCACGGGCGGCCGCCACGGCCGGCTGAACCTGCTTCTGGTCAGCGACGACAACCAGAACCCGGTCCAGATCACCCGCTTCTACTCCCTCCGGATCCGCCTCTGA
- a CDS encoding endonuclease I family protein yields MSVAHKGSWKALAVGVSAVLVGLTLPTVAATPAAATTTAYDDTYYAGAIGKTGTALKSSLHSIISDQTAISYSAVWNALKVTDQDPNNSSNVVLLYSGISRSKTLNGGATGNWNREHTWAQSHGDFGTSAGPGTDLHHLRPEDVQVNSIRGNKDFDNGGSSFTNSGGSLTDSNSFEPRSAVKGDVARMILYMAVRYEGDDAWEDLEPNDAVTNGSVPYHGRLSVLKQWNEADPPSAFEERRNELIYSNYQGNRNPFIDHPEWVEAIW; encoded by the coding sequence ATGTCCGTTGCGCACAAAGGCAGTTGGAAGGCGCTGGCGGTAGGCGTTTCCGCCGTCCTCGTCGGCCTCACGCTCCCGACGGTAGCCGCGACCCCCGCCGCGGCGACGACCACCGCGTACGACGACACGTACTACGCGGGCGCGATCGGCAAGACCGGCACGGCCCTCAAGAGCTCACTGCACTCGATCATCAGCGACCAGACCGCGATCTCGTACTCCGCGGTCTGGAACGCGCTCAAGGTCACCGACCAGGACCCGAACAACAGCAGCAACGTGGTCCTGCTGTACTCCGGCATCTCGCGGAGCAAGACCCTCAACGGCGGCGCGACCGGCAACTGGAACCGCGAGCACACGTGGGCCCAGTCGCACGGCGACTTCGGCACCTCGGCCGGCCCCGGTACCGACCTGCACCACCTGCGCCCCGAGGACGTCCAGGTCAACAGCATCCGCGGCAACAAGGACTTCGACAACGGCGGCAGCAGCTTCACCAACAGCGGCGGCAGCCTCACCGACTCGAACTCCTTCGAGCCCCGCAGCGCCGTCAAGGGCGACGTGGCCCGCATGATCCTCTACATGGCCGTCCGTTACGAGGGCGACGACGCCTGGGAGGACCTGGAGCCCAACGACGCCGTCACCAACGGCAGCGTCCCCTACCACGGCCGCCTCTCGGTCCTGAAGCAGTGGAACGAGGCGGACCCGCCCAGCGCCTTCGAAGAGCGCCGCAACGAGCTCATCTACTCGAACTACCAGGGCAACCGGAACCCGTTCATCGACCACCCCGAGTGGGTCGAGGCGATCTGGTAG
- a CDS encoding AraC-like ligand-binding domain-containing protein, whose amino-acid sequence MEVVSTAEVPVAERFAFWREMSSRMWVPLDIRCEPHGEGAFRARAGFNGIGPVQATLLTATPHSIHRTPRLVRQADPESFLVTCAVRGRVVGEQDDRRAVLRAGDLVLRDSSHPYLTRLVPSGPTGQVLVLRFPRSSLPLPARELRHLCAVRIPGTRGVGALSSAFLLQLARQMHEFSQADTVRLATLTLDVLTAAFAHALDMEKVVPPPTRQRALMARIHAFIRDNLGDPDLTPDAIASAHHISLRYLHKLFQRDGYAVAGHIRARRLEQCRRDLADPRLADRPIHAIAAQWGFTSPAHFSQTFRNAYGLAPSEFRRHGTAVRAD is encoded by the coding sequence ATGGAGGTGGTCAGCACGGCCGAGGTGCCGGTGGCAGAGCGATTCGCCTTCTGGCGCGAGATGAGCTCGAGGATGTGGGTGCCTCTCGACATACGCTGCGAACCGCACGGGGAAGGCGCGTTTCGCGCCCGGGCCGGTTTCAACGGGATCGGTCCTGTGCAGGCGACTCTGCTCACCGCGACGCCGCATTCGATCCATCGCACACCCAGACTGGTCCGCCAGGCCGATCCGGAATCGTTCCTCGTGACCTGTGCCGTACGCGGTCGTGTGGTCGGGGAGCAGGACGACCGGCGTGCGGTGCTGCGCGCCGGCGATCTGGTCCTGCGCGACAGCTCACATCCCTATCTGACCCGGCTGGTACCGAGCGGCCCGACGGGGCAGGTGCTGGTCCTGCGGTTCCCGCGTTCGTCGCTGCCGTTGCCCGCCCGGGAACTGCGGCATCTGTGCGCGGTCCGCATCCCGGGCACCCGGGGCGTCGGTGCGCTGTCCTCGGCCTTCCTGCTGCAACTGGCCCGGCAGATGCACGAGTTCAGCCAGGCCGACACCGTGCGGCTGGCCACCCTCACCCTCGACGTGCTCACCGCCGCGTTCGCCCACGCTCTGGACATGGAGAAAGTGGTGCCGCCTCCCACCCGGCAGCGTGCGCTCATGGCGCGGATCCACGCCTTCATCCGGGACAACCTCGGCGACCCGGATCTGACCCCGGACGCGATCGCCTCGGCCCACCACATCTCCCTGCGCTACCTGCACAAGCTGTTCCAGCGGGACGGGTACGCCGTCGCCGGCCACATCCGCGCACGACGTCTGGAGCAGTGCCGACGCGACCTCGCCGACCCCCGGCTGGCCGACCGCCCGATCCACGCGATCGCCGCCCAATGGGGTTTCACGAGCCCCGCCCACTTCAGCCAGACATTCCGTAACGCCTACGGCCTCGCGCCAAGCGAGTTCCGCCGTCACGGCACAGCAGTGCGCGCTGACTGA
- a CDS encoding ArnT family glycosyltransferase → MTSATDPYPHAPEAAQAAPAADRAASSPPPAETGARPGKPPRWSLPALIAIMVLAGVLYSWNFSSSSLNSFYSAAVYSGTQSWKAWFFGSLDAGNFMTVDKPPFVLMVMGLSCRVFGYGTWQMMLPLVASALGTIWILHASVKRVWGHGAAAVAALVLALTPITVAINRDNNPDTLLVFLMVAGAALALRAVHNGRLLPLVGSAVCFGLAFNTKMLQGYIALPAVFAVYLYAAQGGLLRRLRNLAIAAVALAVSSFWWAAAVSLVPASDRPYIGGSTDGTAWNLIMGYNGLGRVFGGEGNGGGGGGGGGGFSGTAGIGRMFNEVLGGQISWLLPFAGVALVGGLVLRGGVPRTDLTRAALVLWGGWTALHYLTFSLAEGTMHPYYTTALAPGIAALCGGGGLMLLHAFRTDKKWLWVLPAAFAATGIWAVVLLRRATDWNSWLWPTVAVVMVLAIVGLLLFRSGRRVRLLAVALTAAVAASLAGPTAYAASVTAGSGGGMSGTNPTAGPTTGGGMGGGPGGGGGGGRGGFPGGGGGQAPGGRQQGGQQAGGEAPGGGQQQGGQEQGGTPPNGTAGTGEQGGDTTSRPGGMGGGGAMVGGPGGGADSAMASYLEKHRDGAKWLVAVSSSQSAAQLIVSTKQPVISMWGWSGSDKAMTLAKLKELVKKGELHYIVLGGGMGGGGGGRGGGDSAGSEVTAWVQEHATVVRASEYGGTDSSDADSDSGSGSGTSDSSETGSDAAGSQTSQNTQALYRLDASDVN, encoded by the coding sequence GTGACATCTGCCACCGATCCGTACCCCCACGCCCCCGAGGCCGCCCAGGCCGCCCCCGCAGCAGACCGGGCCGCCTCCTCCCCGCCTCCCGCCGAGACCGGCGCGCGGCCCGGGAAGCCACCCCGCTGGTCGCTTCCCGCGCTGATCGCGATCATGGTTCTGGCCGGGGTGCTGTACTCCTGGAACTTCTCCTCGTCCAGCCTGAACAGCTTCTACAGCGCCGCCGTGTACAGCGGTACGCAGAGCTGGAAGGCGTGGTTCTTCGGGTCGCTGGACGCGGGGAACTTCATGACCGTCGACAAGCCCCCCTTCGTACTCATGGTGATGGGGCTGTCCTGCCGGGTCTTCGGGTACGGCACCTGGCAGATGATGCTGCCGCTGGTCGCCTCCGCCCTCGGCACGATCTGGATCCTGCACGCGTCGGTCAAGCGGGTCTGGGGACACGGCGCCGCGGCTGTCGCCGCGCTCGTCCTCGCCCTCACCCCGATCACCGTCGCCATCAACCGGGACAACAACCCGGACACGCTGCTCGTCTTCCTGATGGTCGCGGGCGCCGCCCTGGCCCTGCGCGCCGTCCACAACGGCAGGCTGCTCCCCCTCGTCGGCTCGGCCGTCTGCTTCGGCCTCGCCTTCAACACCAAGATGCTCCAGGGGTACATCGCCCTGCCCGCCGTCTTCGCGGTCTACCTGTACGCGGCCCAGGGCGGCCTGCTGCGCCGGCTCCGCAACCTCGCGATCGCCGCGGTCGCCCTCGCCGTCTCCAGCTTCTGGTGGGCTGCGGCCGTGTCGCTGGTGCCCGCCTCCGACCGGCCGTACATCGGCGGCTCGACGGACGGCACCGCCTGGAACCTGATCATGGGCTACAACGGCCTGGGCCGCGTCTTCGGCGGCGAGGGCAACGGCGGCGGTGGAGGCGGTGGCGGAGGCGGCTTCTCCGGGACCGCCGGGATCGGCCGGATGTTCAACGAGGTGCTCGGCGGACAGATCTCCTGGCTGCTCCCCTTCGCCGGCGTCGCGCTCGTCGGCGGCCTCGTGCTGCGCGGCGGCGTTCCTCGTACGGATCTGACGCGGGCCGCACTGGTCCTGTGGGGCGGCTGGACCGCCCTGCACTACCTCACCTTCAGCCTCGCCGAGGGCACGATGCACCCCTACTACACGACCGCTCTCGCCCCCGGCATCGCGGCGCTGTGCGGAGGCGGCGGGCTGATGCTCCTGCACGCCTTCCGGACCGACAAGAAGTGGCTGTGGGTCCTGCCCGCCGCGTTCGCCGCGACTGGCATCTGGGCCGTCGTATTGCTGCGCCGGGCCACCGACTGGAACTCCTGGCTGTGGCCGACCGTCGCCGTGGTGATGGTCCTGGCGATCGTCGGGCTCCTCCTCTTCCGGTCGGGCCGGCGCGTACGGCTGCTCGCCGTCGCCCTGACCGCGGCCGTCGCCGCCTCCCTCGCCGGACCGACCGCGTACGCGGCCTCGGTGACCGCGGGTTCGGGCGGCGGCATGAGCGGTACGAACCCGACGGCCGGCCCCACCACGGGCGGCGGCATGGGCGGCGGACCCGGCGGCGGTGGCGGCGGTGGCCGGGGCGGCTTCCCCGGCGGCGGTGGCGGCCAGGCACCGGGCGGCCGGCAGCAGGGCGGTCAGCAGGCGGGCGGCGAGGCCCCGGGCGGCGGCCAGCAGCAAGGCGGCCAGGAGCAGGGCGGCACCCCGCCGAACGGCACCGCGGGCACCGGCGAGCAGGGCGGCGACACCACCTCCCGGCCCGGCGGCATGGGCGGAGGCGGTGCCATGGTCGGCGGACCCGGCGGCGGCGCCGACAGCGCGATGGCCTCGTACCTGGAGAAGCACCGTGACGGCGCCAAGTGGCTGGTGGCGGTGTCCAGTTCGCAGAGCGCGGCCCAGCTGATCGTCAGCACGAAGCAGCCCGTCATCTCCATGTGGGGCTGGTCCGGCAGCGACAAGGCCATGACCCTCGCCAAGCTGAAGGAGCTCGTGAAGAAGGGCGAGCTGCACTACATCGTGCTCGGCGGCGGCATGGGCGGAGGCGGCGGTGGCAGGGGCGGCGGCGACAGCGCCGGCTCCGAGGTGACCGCATGGGTGCAGGAGCACGCGACGGTGGTGAGGGCGAGCGAGTACGGCGGCACCGACTCCTCCGACGCCGACTCGGACTCCGGCTCCGGCTCCGGCACCTCGGACAGCTCCGAGACCGGCTCCGACGCCGCCGGCTCCCAGACGTCCCAGAACACCCAGGCGCTCTACCGTCTGGACGCCTCGGACGTCAACTAG
- a CDS encoding FG-GAP-like repeat-containing protein encodes MSRAHRRTRTALTAPLAAAVLLAGGFGAMALTGASAQAATGSADAQDDFNGDGYADLVVGAPNATISSKAKAGYVAVTYGSASGVSASNKKLISRSTSGVPGSAVASEHFGTNFTKGDLDGDGFSDLVISGGKAGSVILWGSASGLTGGTAIAGYGQSPTTGDFDGDGKTDLALFEQVSSFGDEAPSSAAAVWKGPISRTGTPTAVLPVLDKSLWWGYDADDASCATNGGCEEDADSISGPYTSTETGDVNGDGKDDIVVWEYKGDGVYGNRLLLGGGSTGFKGGWVPGEAAGNRTGTGVGDVDNDGFDDVVVGNDWGSGTVKVALGSATGLSSDRVQTFNQDSPGFPGVEEEEDEIGASVSVADVTGDGYADIALGIPGEDIGDIYDAGSIALVPGSASGATGAGTKTFHQDTAGVPGVAENSDEFGVSTSLLDLNGDGHSDLAAGSTAENAQNGAVWVLKGTASGLTTTSSFAFGAGDLGAPATAAHFGAYLR; translated from the coding sequence ATGTCCCGAGCACACCGCCGAACTCGTACCGCGCTCACCGCACCCCTGGCAGCCGCGGTGCTGCTCGCCGGAGGATTCGGCGCCATGGCCCTCACCGGGGCCTCGGCGCAGGCGGCCACCGGGTCCGCGGACGCGCAGGACGACTTCAACGGCGACGGCTACGCCGACCTGGTCGTGGGAGCCCCCAACGCCACGATCTCGAGCAAGGCCAAGGCGGGCTATGTAGCCGTCACGTACGGCTCCGCCAGTGGCGTCTCAGCCTCCAACAAGAAGCTCATCAGCCGCTCCACCAGCGGCGTTCCCGGCTCCGCCGTCGCGAGCGAACACTTCGGGACCAACTTCACCAAGGGTGACCTCGACGGCGACGGCTTCAGCGACCTGGTGATCTCGGGCGGCAAGGCCGGCTCCGTCATCCTGTGGGGCTCCGCCTCCGGACTCACCGGCGGCACGGCGATAGCCGGGTACGGCCAGTCCCCCACGACCGGTGACTTCGACGGCGACGGCAAGACGGACCTCGCCCTGTTCGAGCAGGTGTCCTCCTTCGGCGACGAAGCCCCCAGCAGCGCCGCCGCCGTGTGGAAGGGCCCGATCTCGCGAACCGGCACGCCCACCGCCGTCCTGCCCGTCCTGGACAAGTCCCTGTGGTGGGGCTACGACGCCGACGACGCCTCCTGCGCCACCAACGGCGGCTGCGAGGAGGACGCCGACTCCATCAGCGGCCCCTACACCTCCACCGAGACCGGTGACGTCAACGGTGACGGCAAGGACGACATCGTTGTCTGGGAGTACAAGGGCGACGGCGTCTACGGCAACCGCCTGCTCCTCGGTGGCGGCAGCACGGGCTTCAAGGGCGGCTGGGTCCCCGGTGAGGCCGCCGGCAACAGGACGGGCACCGGTGTCGGGGACGTCGACAACGACGGCTTCGACGACGTCGTGGTCGGCAACGACTGGGGCAGCGGCACCGTCAAGGTCGCTCTCGGTTCGGCCACCGGCCTGTCCTCGGACCGCGTCCAGACCTTCAACCAGGACAGCCCCGGGTTCCCCGGAGTCGAGGAGGAGGAGGACGAGATCGGCGCGTCGGTCTCGGTCGCGGACGTCACGGGTGACGGCTACGCCGACATCGCGCTCGGCATCCCGGGCGAGGACATCGGCGACATCTACGACGCCGGCTCGATCGCCCTGGTCCCCGGCAGCGCCTCCGGCGCCACGGGCGCCGGAACGAAGACCTTCCATCAGGACACCGCCGGTGTCCCCGGAGTCGCCGAGAACAGCGACGAGTTCGGTGTGAGCACCTCTCTCCTGGACCTCAACGGCGACGGTCACTCCGACCTCGCGGCCGGTTCCACGGCCGAGAACGCCCAGAACGGCGCGGTCTGGGTGCTGAAGGGCACGGCGAGCGGCCTCACCACCACGTCGTCGTTCGCGTTCGGCGCCGGTGACCTCGGCGCGCCCGCCACGGCGGCGCACTTCGGCGCGTACCTGCGCTGA
- a CDS encoding AAA family ATPase yields the protein MIIWLNGAFGVGKTTTARQLTTLLPDARLLDAEQVGYMLWHVLGKPARDFQEFPPWRGLVVETARQVLDHVGGTLVVPQTVLEKPYWREIRTGLVQAGIPLRHFVLHADHNTLVERIQNDTDPESVGSRRRRLDHLHDYDEALLWLRGEAELIATTGMPPATVAKLVMTTVRHQGASAMRENVHPGFRKSSPRSASNPR from the coding sequence ATGATCATCTGGCTCAACGGCGCCTTCGGCGTCGGCAAGACCACGACCGCCAGGCAACTCACCACCCTCCTCCCGGACGCCAGGCTCCTGGACGCCGAACAGGTCGGCTACATGCTCTGGCACGTCCTGGGGAAGCCCGCCCGTGACTTCCAGGAGTTCCCGCCGTGGCGCGGTCTTGTGGTGGAGACCGCGCGGCAGGTGCTCGACCACGTGGGCGGCACGCTGGTCGTGCCGCAGACCGTGCTGGAGAAGCCGTACTGGCGTGAGATCCGCACGGGACTGGTCCAAGCGGGCATTCCCTTACGCCACTTCGTCCTGCACGCCGACCACAACACGCTCGTCGAACGCATCCAGAACGACACGGACCCGGAGAGCGTCGGCTCCCGCCGGCGGCGCCTGGACCATCTCCACGACTACGACGAGGCACTGCTCTGGCTGCGCGGGGAGGCCGAGTTGATCGCCACCACCGGCATGCCGCCGGCCACGGTCGCGAAACTCGTCATGACGACGGTCCGGCATCAGGGCGCCTCCGCGATGAGGGAGAACGTTCACCCGGGCTTCCGCAAGAGCTCACCACGGAGTGCTAGCAACCCCCGCTGA
- a CDS encoding calcium-binding protein, translated as MRVLRSIAATSTLVLALGGAVLAAPAAQADTAASTATVERYDGAIWYRAAAGQVNDLQISTKAIDVDPDEFGGDYLVTFRDKFEITITSTDVCTYPSATDHTVVECVEPEPLGSDDSDIYDVDLGDGDDTVTVGDDVFTQGTLDGGPGDDVIRGKGANVLQGGDGDDHLEGIDGVWVNGSFGEAGNDTILTGCAYHCSGGAGNDILTVTGEDDLGYTTLYGDDGDDIVRGSSGNDTLYGGRGNDTLYGLQGDDTIFGNTGDDVIHGGEGNDTLSGGAGNNKVYQD; from the coding sequence ATGCGCGTTTTACGAAGCATCGCCGCCACCTCCACCCTCGTCCTGGCTCTGGGAGGAGCCGTACTCGCCGCGCCCGCCGCCCAAGCCGACACGGCGGCCTCCACGGCCACCGTCGAGCGCTATGACGGCGCGATCTGGTACCGGGCCGCCGCCGGACAGGTGAACGACCTCCAGATCTCCACCAAGGCCATCGACGTCGACCCGGACGAGTTCGGCGGCGACTACCTCGTCACCTTCCGGGACAAGTTCGAGATCACCATCACCAGCACGGACGTGTGTACGTACCCGTCGGCGACCGACCACACCGTCGTCGAGTGCGTGGAGCCCGAGCCCCTGGGGTCCGACGACTCGGACATCTACGACGTCGACCTCGGTGACGGCGACGACACCGTGACGGTCGGAGACGACGTCTTCACGCAGGGCACCCTCGACGGCGGCCCGGGCGACGACGTCATCCGTGGCAAGGGCGCGAACGTCCTCCAGGGCGGGGACGGCGACGACCACCTCGAGGGCATCGACGGTGTCTGGGTCAACGGCTCCTTCGGCGAAGCCGGCAACGACACCATCCTCACCGGCTGCGCCTACCACTGCAGCGGCGGTGCCGGGAACGACATCCTCACGGTGACCGGCGAGGACGACCTCGGCTACACCACCCTGTACGGGGACGACGGCGACGACATCGTGCGCGGCAGCTCCGGCAACGACACCCTCTACGGCGGCAGGGGCAACGACACCCTGTACGGCCTGCAGGGCGACGACACGATCTTCGGCAACACCGGCGACGACGTGATCCACGGCGGCGAGGGCAACGACACGCTCTCCGGCGGCGCGGGCAACAACAAGGTCTACCAGGACTGA